One window from the genome of Oryctolagus cuniculus chromosome 1, mOryCun1.1, whole genome shotgun sequence encodes:
- the LOC127493010 gene encoding mitochondrial S-adenosylmethionine carrier protein-like has protein sequence MDPPGFTASLVAGGVAGASVDLILFPLDTIKTRLQSPQGFNKAGGFRGIYAGVPSAAIGSFPNAAAFFITYEYVKWLVHSESSSCLTPVKHMLAASAAEVVACLIQVPSEVVKQRAQVSVSTRTFKIFSNILREEGIQGLYRGYKSTVLREALWSWRQDHVVDSWQSAVCGAFAGGCAAAVTSPLDVAKTRIMLAKAGSSTARGDVLSALHGVWRSQGLAGLFAGVLPHMTAISLGGFIFLGAYDQTRSLLGGVGRQSP, from the coding sequence ATGGACCCGCCGGGGTTCACAGCGTCACTGGTGGCCGGTGGGGTAGCAGGTGCCTCTGTTGACTTGATATTATTTCCTCTGGATACCATTAAAACCAGGCTGCAGAGTCCCCAAGGTTTTAATAAGGCTGGTGGTTTCCGTGGAATATATGCTGGTGTTCCTTCTGCTGCTATTGGATCCTTTCCTAATGCTGCTGCCTTTTTTATCACCTATGAATATGTGAAATGGTTGGTGCACTCTGAGTCATCATCCTGCCTGACACCTGTAAAGCATATGCTGGCTGCCTCTGCTGCAGAAGTGGTAGCCTGTCTGATTCAAGTTCCTTCTGAAGTTGTTAAACAGAGGGCACAGGTATCTGTTTCTACCAGAACATTTAAGATTTTCTCTAACATCTTACGTGAAGAGGGCATCCAAGGATTATATCGAGGTTACAAAAGCACAGTTTTAAGAGAGGCTCTCTGGTCCTGGAGGCAGGATCATGTGGTGGATTCTTGGCAGTCAGCAGTCTGTGGAGCTTTTGCAGGTGGATGTGCAGCCGCAGTCACCAGCCCCCTGGACGTGGCAAAGACAAGAATTATGTTGGCAAAGGCCGGCTCCAGCACTGCCAGGGGGGATGTGCTGTCTGCCTTGCACGGGGTCTGGCGGTCCCAGGGCTTGGCAGGGTTATTTGCAGGTGTCCTGCCTCACATGACAGCCATCAGTCTGGGCGGCTTCATCTTCCTGGGGGCTTACGATCAGACCCGCAGCCTGCTGGGGGGAGTTGGCAGGCAAAGTCCCTGA